A single genomic interval of Peribacillus sp. FSL H8-0477 harbors:
- a CDS encoding BaiN/RdsA family NAD(P)/FAD-dependent oxidoreductase, with translation MNENVIIIGGGPSGLMAAIAAGEQGVKVLLIDKGEKLGRKLAISGGGRCNVTNRLTIDEIIKHIPGNGRFLYSAFSEFNNEDIIAFFENLGVELKEEDHGRMFPVNNKAQSVVDALLDRLKELNVTIYKNSPVQDVLYENGRTSGVLLKNGQTFTADAVVIAVGGKSVPQTGSTGDGYAWAEKAGHTITELFPTEVPLLSHEHFIKSKELQGLSLRDVSLSVLNPKGKALISHKMDMIFTHFGVSGPAVLRCSQFVVKALKKFKTPTITMKLDVLPERNQEDIFQEVMKSIKTDPKKAIKNTLKGLLPERYLHFLLEKSGIDLQEQGTVIAHDKIRRFAELCKDFQFTVYGTQPLEKAFVTGGGVSIKEIHPKEMASKVMDGLYFCGEILDIHGYTGGYNITSALVTGKLAGQNAAIYSKSL, from the coding sequence ATGAATGAAAATGTAATTATAATTGGCGGCGGTCCATCTGGTTTGATGGCAGCGATCGCAGCAGGTGAACAAGGAGTAAAGGTACTGCTCATTGATAAAGGGGAAAAGCTAGGAAGAAAACTAGCCATTTCCGGCGGCGGCCGCTGTAATGTAACGAATCGGCTGACCATTGATGAAATTATTAAGCACATTCCCGGGAACGGACGATTTCTATACAGTGCCTTTTCCGAATTTAACAACGAAGACATTATTGCGTTCTTTGAAAATCTCGGGGTTGAATTGAAAGAAGAAGATCACGGCCGAATGTTCCCTGTCAATAATAAAGCCCAAAGTGTCGTGGATGCTTTACTCGACAGGCTGAAAGAATTAAACGTGACTATTTATAAAAACTCGCCTGTACAGGACGTGTTATATGAAAATGGAAGAACGTCTGGTGTCTTACTAAAAAACGGTCAAACATTTACTGCAGATGCTGTCGTTATAGCCGTTGGCGGGAAATCCGTCCCACAAACGGGATCAACCGGAGATGGTTATGCATGGGCTGAAAAAGCAGGTCATACCATTACTGAGCTGTTTCCTACAGAGGTTCCCTTACTTAGTCACGAACATTTTATTAAAAGTAAGGAATTACAAGGGTTATCACTTAGAGACGTATCATTAAGTGTGTTGAACCCAAAAGGCAAGGCACTTATTTCACATAAAATGGATATGATTTTCACCCATTTTGGTGTTTCAGGTCCTGCCGTATTAAGATGCAGTCAATTTGTTGTCAAAGCACTGAAGAAATTCAAAACACCTACGATCACCATGAAGCTGGATGTACTGCCTGAGAGGAATCAAGAAGATATTTTTCAAGAAGTCATGAAGAGTATTAAAACGGACCCAAAAAAGGCAATTAAAAACACCCTTAAAGGTCTTCTTCCAGAACGCTATCTTCACTTCTTACTAGAGAAAAGCGGAATTGATCTACAAGAGCAAGGTACCGTGATTGCACACGATAAAATCCGTCGCTTCGCTGAGCTTTGCAAAGACTTTCAATTTACCGTGTATGGCACACAACCGCTAGAAAAAGCGTTCGTCACTGGCGGCGGGGTTTCTATTAAGGAAATCCACCCAAAAGAAATGGCCTCAAAAGTAATGGACGGCCTCTATTTCTGTGGTGAGATTTTAGACATTCATGGGTATACAGGTGGATACAATATTACTTCTGCTCTTGTTACCGGAAAACTAGCCGGACAAAATGCAGCGATTTACAGCAAAAGTTTATGA
- a CDS encoding sporulation protein Cse60 has protein sequence MIQVKLFDYEHEKDLEHEMNMFLKHIHNREIVDIKYNIATSGEDDDNQIYCFSAMIIYEK, from the coding sequence ATGATTCAAGTGAAGCTTTTTGATTATGAACATGAGAAAGATCTTGAGCATGAAATGAATATGTTTCTTAAACATATTCATAACCGTGAGATTGTGGATATCAAGTACAATATCGCAACCTCTGGCGAAGATGATGATAACCAAATTTATTGCTTCAGCGCAATGATTATTTATGAAAAATAA
- a CDS encoding rhodanese-like domain-containing protein: protein MEAIKEITPKDLEAKVEAGEELEIIDVREDDEVENGMIEGAKHIRMNDIPGNLDQFDKEKEYVFVCHSGGRSQNVCYYLQERGYKTVNMVGGMSHWTGEIVF, encoded by the coding sequence ATGGAAGCAATTAAAGAAATAACCCCTAAAGATCTGGAAGCAAAAGTGGAAGCAGGAGAAGAGTTAGAAATAATTGATGTACGTGAAGATGATGAAGTGGAAAATGGAATGATTGAAGGTGCCAAGCATATCCGGATGAACGATATCCCTGGAAACCTAGACCAATTTGATAAAGAAAAAGAATATGTCTTTGTATGTCATTCAGGTGGACGGAGTCAGAATGTCTGCTATTACTTGCAGGAACGGGGATATAAAACGGTCAATATGGTTGGCGGTATGAGTCATTGGACTGGAGAAATTGTCTTTTAA
- the leuS gene encoding leucine--tRNA ligase: MSFDHISIEKKWQKFWEENKTFKTGEESGKRKFYALDMFPFPSGAGLHVGHPEGYTASDILARVKRMQGCNVLHPIGWDAFGLPAEQYALDTGNDPAEFTEHNINTFRRQIKALGFSYDWDREIDTTDPSYFKWTQWIFIKLYEKGLAYVDEVAVNWCPALGTVLANEEVIDGKSERGGHPVERRPMKQWMLRITAYADRLIDDLDDVDWPENIKDMQRNWIGRSEGAEVTFGIEGHDETFTVFTTRPDTLFGATYAVLAPEHPFVDKITTAAQNEAVQAYLDQVKHKSDLERTDLAKDKSGVFTGAYAINPVNGEKMPIWIADYVLISYGTGAIMAVPAHDERDYEFAVKFNLPIKEVVAGGDVTTEAYTGDGLHVNSDFLDGLNKEDGISAMIKWLKEKEIGTKKVTFRLRDWLFSRQRYWGEPIPIIHWEDGSIEALKEEELPLLLPKSNDIKPSGTGESPLAKISEWVNVVDENGRKGRRETNTMPNWAGSSWYYLRYIDPNNDQVLADPEKLKEWLPVDIYIGGAEHAVLHLLYARFWHKFLFDIGVVSTKEPFQNLFNQGMILGENNEKMSKSKGNVVNPDDIVESHGADTLRMYEMFMGPLDASIAWSNNGLDGSRRFLDRIWRLLTDENGNIAGNIVETDDLAQLEKIYHQTVKKVTENFEELKFNTAISQLMVFINEAYKAEVMPKVFIEGFVKLLSPVAPHIAEELWEKLGHTDTITYETWPAYDEAKLMDDEVEIVIQINGKMKVKLMVPTDTPKEKLEEIAMGDHIIKEQIDGKTIRKVIAVPGKLVNIVAN; the protein is encoded by the coding sequence ATGAGTTTTGATCATATTTCGATTGAAAAGAAATGGCAGAAGTTTTGGGAAGAAAATAAAACGTTTAAAACGGGTGAAGAAAGCGGCAAGCGGAAATTTTATGCGCTTGATATGTTCCCTTTCCCATCAGGTGCCGGGCTTCATGTTGGTCATCCTGAAGGATACACAGCGAGTGATATTTTAGCACGGGTAAAAAGGATGCAAGGCTGTAATGTGCTCCACCCAATCGGCTGGGACGCATTTGGTCTTCCAGCTGAGCAGTATGCGCTGGATACTGGGAATGATCCAGCAGAATTTACAGAGCATAATATTAATACGTTCCGCCGTCAAATTAAGGCATTGGGCTTTTCATATGATTGGGATCGTGAAATTGATACAACTGATCCAAGTTATTTTAAATGGACCCAATGGATCTTTATTAAATTATATGAAAAAGGCTTAGCATATGTTGATGAAGTGGCAGTGAATTGGTGCCCAGCGTTAGGAACCGTTCTTGCTAATGAAGAAGTAATTGATGGAAAAAGTGAACGAGGAGGTCATCCGGTTGAACGACGTCCAATGAAGCAGTGGATGCTTCGAATTACGGCTTATGCGGATCGTTTGATTGATGATTTGGATGATGTAGATTGGCCTGAGAATATCAAAGATATGCAGCGGAATTGGATCGGCCGTTCAGAGGGTGCAGAAGTTACATTTGGTATTGAAGGACATGATGAGACATTTACTGTATTCACAACACGTCCAGATACACTATTTGGTGCAACATATGCGGTATTGGCACCAGAGCACCCATTTGTTGATAAAATCACAACAGCTGCTCAGAACGAGGCTGTTCAAGCTTATTTAGATCAAGTGAAACATAAGAGTGATTTAGAAAGAACCGATTTAGCTAAAGACAAATCAGGTGTATTCACTGGGGCTTATGCAATTAACCCAGTTAATGGTGAAAAAATGCCGATTTGGATAGCTGATTATGTGTTAATCAGTTATGGAACGGGTGCTATCATGGCAGTCCCTGCTCATGATGAGCGTGATTATGAATTTGCAGTCAAATTCAATTTGCCAATTAAGGAAGTTGTAGCTGGCGGAGATGTAACAACTGAAGCTTATACGGGCGATGGATTGCATGTAAACTCTGACTTCTTAGATGGATTGAACAAAGAAGATGGTATATCAGCCATGATTAAATGGTTAAAGGAAAAAGAAATTGGAACGAAGAAAGTTACCTTCCGTTTGCGTGATTGGTTGTTCAGTCGTCAACGCTATTGGGGTGAGCCAATTCCAATCATCCATTGGGAAGATGGCTCGATTGAAGCACTTAAAGAAGAAGAGCTTCCGTTGTTACTTCCTAAATCAAATGACATCAAACCATCGGGCACAGGGGAGTCACCACTTGCTAAGATAAGCGAATGGGTAAATGTTGTTGATGAAAATGGACGTAAAGGCCGTCGCGAAACCAATACAATGCCAAACTGGGCTGGCAGCAGCTGGTACTACTTACGTTACATTGATCCGAATAATGATCAAGTATTGGCCGATCCTGAGAAATTAAAAGAATGGCTTCCAGTCGATATATATATAGGCGGAGCAGAGCATGCAGTGCTTCATTTACTTTACGCACGCTTCTGGCATAAATTCTTATTTGATATCGGTGTGGTGTCAACTAAAGAGCCATTCCAAAATCTTTTCAATCAAGGAATGATTTTGGGCGAAAATAACGAAAAAATGAGTAAATCAAAAGGGAATGTTGTAAACCCTGATGATATTGTTGAGAGCCATGGAGCAGATACGCTTCGCATGTACGAAATGTTCATGGGGCCACTTGATGCATCAATTGCTTGGTCCAATAATGGACTTGACGGCTCACGCAGATTCCTTGACCGTATTTGGCGTTTGTTGACAGATGAGAATGGTAACATTGCTGGTAATATTGTTGAGACTGATGATTTGGCTCAGCTTGAAAAAATCTACCATCAAACAGTTAAGAAAGTGACCGAGAATTTTGAAGAGCTTAAATTTAATACGGCTATTTCACAATTAATGGTCTTCATAAACGAGGCATATAAAGCAGAAGTGATGCCGAAAGTATTTATTGAAGGCTTTGTTAAATTGCTTTCACCTGTTGCACCTCATATTGCTGAAGAGCTTTGGGAGAAACTAGGCCACACAGACACGATTACTTATGAAACATGGCCTGCTTACGACGAAGCGAAACTTATGGATGATGAAGTCGAAATCGTTATTCAAATTAACGGTAAAATGAAGGTCAAATTAATGGTTCCAACGGATACACCAAAGGAAAAGTTAGAAGAAATTGCAATGGGTGATCATATCATTAAAGAACAAATCGATGGGAAAACGATTCGTAAGGTAATTGCGGTCCCAGGGAAACTAGTCAATATCGTTGCTAATTAA
- a CDS encoding YtzC family protein encodes MATRQSIGMCIQQCENALSYAQDQYQDGSRQEHYGDETYVQSQATLQEAMNDLEKLLGSANDQQREQLYRMRMQLQQMQYNMVRLDH; translated from the coding sequence ATGGCTACAAGGCAATCAATCGGCATGTGCATACAGCAATGTGAAAATGCTCTTAGTTATGCTCAGGATCAGTATCAGGACGGATCTAGGCAGGAGCATTACGGAGACGAGACATATGTGCAATCACAAGCGACTCTGCAGGAAGCAATGAATGATCTAGAAAAACTTTTGGGCAGTGCGAACGACCAACAAAGAGAACAGCTGTATCGTATGAGAATGCAGCTTCAGCAAATGCAATACAATATGGTAAGACTAGATCATTAA
- a CDS encoding TIGR01212 family radical SAM protein (This family includes YhcC from E. coli K-12, an uncharacterized radical SAM protein.), with product MHQINPFKYASDEKRYHTWNYHLRQEFGHKVFKVALDGGFDCPNRDGTVAHGGCTFCSAAGSGDFAGSRVEPLDVQFKEISEKMHHKWKDGKYMAYFQAFTNTHAPVEVLREKYEGVLQEENVVGLSIGTRPDCLPDDVVEYLAELNERTYLIVELGLQTVHEKTARMINRAHDFACYKEGVEKLRKHGIRVCSHIINGLPQESYEMMMDTAREVAKLDVQGIKIHLLHLLKGTPMVKQYEKGLLEFLTFEDYISLVCDQLEILPPEMIIHRITGDGPIELMVGPMWSVNKWEVLNAIDAELKKRDSYQGKLYITEVPLK from the coding sequence TTGCATCAGATAAACCCGTTCAAATATGCATCAGACGAAAAACGCTACCACACCTGGAACTATCATTTACGTCAAGAATTCGGTCACAAAGTGTTTAAGGTTGCTCTCGATGGCGGCTTTGACTGTCCAAATCGTGACGGCACCGTCGCTCACGGCGGATGTACATTCTGTAGTGCAGCTGGATCAGGTGACTTTGCTGGCAGCAGAGTCGAACCGTTGGATGTCCAATTTAAAGAAATTAGTGAAAAAATGCATCATAAATGGAAAGATGGTAAATACATGGCCTATTTCCAAGCATTCACGAATACACACGCACCCGTAGAAGTACTTCGGGAAAAATACGAAGGCGTTCTCCAGGAAGAAAATGTTGTCGGTTTATCTATTGGTACCCGGCCAGATTGTTTACCTGATGATGTGGTGGAGTATTTGGCCGAGCTCAACGAACGGACGTATCTTATTGTGGAGCTTGGACTGCAAACCGTGCATGAGAAAACGGCTCGGATGATCAATCGTGCTCACGACTTTGCCTGCTACAAAGAAGGTGTTGAAAAATTACGAAAGCATGGCATACGTGTATGTTCTCATATTATTAACGGCCTACCACAGGAATCTTATGAAATGATGATGGATACAGCACGTGAAGTTGCCAAACTCGATGTTCAAGGAATCAAGATTCATCTACTGCATCTTCTAAAAGGAACACCGATGGTCAAACAATACGAAAAAGGATTACTTGAATTTCTTACCTTTGAAGACTATATCTCGCTAGTTTGTGATCAACTGGAAATTCTTCCTCCTGAGATGATTATCCACCGCATAACAGGGGACGGTCCAATTGAATTAATGGTTGGACCTATGTGGAGCGTTAACAAATGGGAAGTATTGAATGCTATCGATGCAGAATTAAAGAAGCG